Proteins co-encoded in one Brassica rapa cultivar Chiifu-401-42 chromosome A02, CAAS_Brap_v3.01, whole genome shotgun sequence genomic window:
- the LOC103852201 gene encoding uncharacterized protein LOC103852201, producing the protein MSMGERSPRNKVKFMSSFGGKILPRPSDGLLKYVGGETRVIAVSPDITFAELMKKLIEITENDVVLKYQIIPEDLDALVSVKSDEDLKHMMDEYNRHEAPKLRTFLFPANPLVLENQLGPIEPQTIEQRYIEAVNGILRKSVSLRAPIRTRPSFTLSASASSSPRSESSPDGYNHELPETGSSYQLSRLYPMHKVQSSPNITQPHSYHHHSAYLQPPNYLTCRLRPPPSPPLVLQRGWDPPSNAHSSGGGTGNGKLGCNEERRFWGRTGSVPQSPLNHVLRL; encoded by the exons ATGTCCATGGGAGAGAGATCGCCGAGGAATAAAGTGAAGTTCATGAGCAGCTTTGGCGGCAAAATCCTCCCTAGACCTTCCGACGGCCTTCTCAAATACGTCGGCGGAGAGACTCGTGTCATCGCCGTTTCTCCAGACATTACCTTCGCGG AACTCATGAAGAAACTCATAGAAATCACAGAGAACGATGTCGTGCTCAAATACCAAATCATCCCTGAAGATCTTGACGCGTTAGTCTCCGTAAAGTCCGACGAAGATCTCAAACACATGATGGATGAATACAACCGTCACGAAGCTCCGAAGCTAAGAACGTTCTTGTTTCCAGCGAACCCATTGGTTCTAGAGAATCAGTTAGGTCCTATCGAGCCACAAACGATAGAGCAACGCTACATCGAAGCAGTCAATGGCATTCTTCGCAAGAGTGTTTCTCTTCGTGCCCCAATCAGAACACGACCTTCTTTCACCCTCTCTGCTAgtgcttcttcttctccgagATCAGAATCATCACCTGATGGATATAATCACGAGCTGCCTGAAACTGGTAGCAGCTACCAGTTGAGCAGGCTTTACCCAATGCATAAAGTACAGAGCAGTCCAAACATCACTCAACCACATAGCTATCACCACCACAGTGCTTACCTTCAGCCACCTAACTACTTGACTTGTAGGCTGCGACCACCACCATCACCCCCTTTAGTTTTACAGAGAGGCTGGGATCCACCCAGTAACGCCCATAGCTCCGGTGGTGGTACTGGTAATGGAAAGTTGGGGTGTAATGAAGAACGTAGGTTCTGGGGCAGAACAGGTAGTGTTCCTCAAAGTCCTCTGAACCATGTCCTTCGTCTCTGA